In Deltaproteobacteria bacterium RIFCSPHIGHO2_02_FULL_44_16, a single genomic region encodes these proteins:
- a CDS encoding transketolase, whose amino-acid sequence MNVDQLAINTIRTLSMDAVQKANSGHPGTPMALAPLSHLLWSRFLRFNPENPHWYNRDRFVLSCGHASMLLYAQLHLAGFDLPLEEIKNFRQWKSKTPGHPEYGHTPGVETTTGPLGQGFGNAVGMAIAEAHLAAKFNRKDFRIVDHETYVLCSDGDLMEGVASEAASLAGFLKLGRLIAFYDDNKITIDGSTDLAFGENVGKRFEAYGWHVEHADDANDLGKLERALQSAKEEGAKPSLIIVRSHIAYGSPNKQDTSAAHGAALGEEEVKLTKQAYGWPDETFVVPEEVKSFYEKVAAEGMRKEEKWKALFDRYRNEYPELAAECERVMQGKLPANAEKEWPQIDTTKNPATRSVSHSLLQHAAKIFPELIGGSADLAVSNLTFVKEEKDFSSQSREGRNLHFGIREHGMAAIVNGIALHGGLLPYAATFLVFTDYMRPSIRLAALMNIPTRYIFTHDSIGLGEDGPTHQPIEHLMSLRMIPNMTVIRPADAAETLGAWKYMTMYRKGPVALVLTRQGVQHLSTTSAENVEKGAYVVAETKGKELTLILVATGSEVSLAHEAFLQLEQDGIGVRLVSMPSWELFFQQSEFYQQEIFPDHVPLRLSIEAGTTFGWEKVVGERGDSIGLDHFGASAPANILFEQFGFTVSNIVTRAKKLLSSSFS is encoded by the coding sequence ATGAATGTTGATCAATTAGCAATAAATACAATACGCACCCTTTCGATGGACGCTGTCCAAAAGGCGAACTCGGGCCATCCAGGAACACCAATGGCGCTCGCACCTCTGTCGCATCTTCTCTGGAGCCGTTTTCTTCGTTTTAATCCTGAAAATCCCCATTGGTATAATCGCGATCGCTTTGTTCTTTCCTGCGGGCATGCATCAATGTTGCTCTATGCGCAGCTTCATCTCGCGGGTTTTGATCTTCCATTGGAAGAGATCAAAAATTTTCGCCAGTGGAAAAGTAAAACTCCAGGCCATCCTGAATATGGCCATACTCCTGGTGTAGAAACAACCACCGGACCTCTTGGACAAGGGTTTGGAAATGCAGTCGGGATGGCGATTGCAGAAGCGCATTTGGCTGCAAAGTTTAATCGAAAAGATTTTCGTATCGTTGATCACGAAACCTATGTTCTCTGCAGTGACGGCGATCTCATGGAGGGAGTGGCTTCTGAAGCGGCCTCACTTGCGGGTTTCCTCAAACTCGGAAGACTGATTGCCTTTTATGATGACAATAAAATTACGATCGATGGTTCCACGGATCTTGCCTTTGGAGAAAATGTGGGGAAACGATTTGAAGCATACGGATGGCATGTGGAACATGCGGATGATGCGAATGATTTGGGCAAATTAGAGAGAGCTCTTCAGAGTGCAAAAGAAGAAGGGGCGAAGCCCTCGCTGATTATTGTTCGATCTCACATTGCCTATGGCAGTCCTAACAAACAGGATACATCTGCGGCGCATGGCGCAGCGCTTGGAGAAGAAGAGGTAAAACTCACAAAGCAAGCGTACGGTTGGCCAGATGAGACGTTTGTTGTTCCAGAAGAAGTGAAAAGTTTTTACGAAAAAGTTGCTGCTGAAGGAATGAGAAAAGAAGAGAAGTGGAAAGCTCTTTTTGATCGGTATCGAAATGAATATCCTGAACTTGCTGCTGAATGTGAACGTGTGATGCAAGGGAAGCTTCCGGCGAATGCAGAAAAAGAATGGCCTCAAATCGATACGACAAAAAATCCAGCGACACGAAGTGTGTCGCATTCCCTTCTTCAACACGCTGCGAAAATTTTTCCTGAACTCATTGGAGGTTCGGCTGATCTTGCCGTTTCTAATTTAACGTTCGTCAAAGAGGAAAAAGATTTTTCATCGCAGTCACGTGAAGGACGCAATCTTCATTTTGGCATTCGCGAACATGGAATGGCAGCTATCGTGAATGGAATCGCACTGCATGGTGGACTTCTTCCGTATGCGGCGACATTTCTTGTTTTTACTGACTATATGCGTCCCTCCATTCGGCTTGCCGCTCTGATGAATATTCCGACACGCTATATTTTTACGCACGATTCCATTGGTCTCGGAGAAGATGGGCCTACCCATCAGCCAATCGAGCATCTTATGTCGTTGAGGATGATTCCCAACATGACGGTTATTCGCCCCGCTGATGCAGCAGAGACGCTTGGCGCTTGGAAGTATATGACGATGTATCGAAAGGGACCGGTGGCGCTTGTGCTGACGCGCCAGGGAGTGCAGCATCTTTCAACGACTTCAGCAGAGAATGTGGAAAAAGGAGCCTATGTCGTTGCAGAAACAAAAGGAAAAGAGCTTACGCTCATTCTTGTTGCCACAGGTTCTGAAGTATCACTTGCGCACGAAGCTTTTTTACAATTAGAGCAAGATGGCATTGGAGTTCGTCTCGTCAGCATGCCGTCGTGGGAACTTTTCTTTCAGCAATCAGAGTTTTATCAACAAGAGATTTTCCCAGATCATGTGCCGCTTCGTCTCTCCATTGAAGCAGGGACAACCTTTGGATGGGAAAAAGTTGTTGGTGAACGAGGTGATTCCATTGGCCTTGATCACTTTGGAGCAAGCGCTCCCGCCAATATTCTTTTCGAGCAATTTGGATTTACAGTTAGCAATATTGTCACCCGTGCAAAAAAGCTCTTGAGTTCGTCTTTTTCCTGA